The Ostrinia nubilalis chromosome 19, ilOstNubi1.1, whole genome shotgun sequence DNA window AGTGTCAATGCTTTTTACAAATCGAATAGCTTTTATTTCTGTTAATTTTATCGGATTGCCTTTTAGatctttgttaatatttaacccaATATCCTCAAACAGCTTTTTTAGATCATAAAAATCGTCATAGTTTAGCTCGTGAACCACAAAAGGTTTACCAGTTTTCTTGGCATTCCTTACCAGTTGCACGTACTGGTGAGGACTGTAAATAGGACCAGATCTCTTTGCTCTTTTAATTGCCTTTTCAATCAGTGAGTGAGCGTTGTCACCCTCATTCTGGGTGTGGCCGCGAATCAAAAATTTGTGCGTGATTGACGTAATTGGTAGAGTTTCAACTGCATAGTAGTACATGCCAAGGAGAaacctgaaaaaataaatataataattttaaaatttggtaaaaacaataacaataaaataaaataagaacataGTGATTTTAACCAACCTATTCTTCTGCTGCCCACAACAATTATCCGAGTAAAATATAATGTTGCAATTAGGATGACGCTCTGAAATCTCTTTTAGAAACTTTAGTACACAGGACCCAATTTCAATAGCCCCTCGATTACCAAGCCCTTCGTGCCAGAAATAACAACTTGTAGTATTATCTTTTAATTCTGTGacctaaaacaataaaaatatttataaaaggtgattaaaaaaggttttttacttCCACGACTCGAAATACTCACTGTAAAGTTTAAGCAATTTAGCTTAGATTTATAAAAAAACGCCGAGCTATTCCCAGTTGGAACCGGCATGACTGCTTGTAAATCGTATATTGCAACGACtgtttcagcatcggttttaGTTAATGCTATATCATCGGTTTTCTCTTTTCTGCTCAATTCTTTTTGTCTAAGATGTTCTTCATAAGGTTCTTCTAATTTAAGTTTGTCTGATCCAATAGCATTTTTGTACGACTCGCAGAGATCACATTGGTCCTTCTTAGGGACAAAGAAGGATAAGTTAAATTCAGTGTTAAAAATTCTGTTATACATGTCATAAGATGCTACTGGCATTGCATCTCTATTCGATACGTAATTGCGATACAATTCCTTAATAGTTAGGCCACCGTCAATGAATTCACGACTTGTGTTAGCCCGAGTGTAGTGGCTCTCTATTCGGGGCACTGAATTAATGTGATCGCGAACTGACTGTACGATTTCCTCACCaacttgatgatgatgagaatgtTTGCCTCTCTTTTCTTCCGGAATCATACCTGTCGTACAATTTTGTCTTCCTTGCATTACTGTTCGCAATACTCTTTCTGATATGCCCaatgtattaataaaaaaaattttgcatgtccgtTTGCTTT harbors:
- the LOC135081261 gene encoding uncharacterized protein LOC135081261, producing the protein MPVASYDMYNRIFNTEFNLSFFVPKKDQCDLCESYKNAIGSDKLKLEEPYEEHLRQKELSRKEKTDDIALTKTDAETVVAIYDLQAVMPVPTGNSSAFFYKSKLNCLNFTVTELKDNTTSCYFWHEGLGNRGAIEIGSCVLKFLKEISERHPNCNIIFYSDNCCGQQKNRFLLGMYYYAVETLPITSITHKFLIRGHTQNEGDNAHSLIEKAIKRAKRSGPIYSPHQYVQLVRNAKKTGKPFVVHELNYDDFYDLKKLFEDIGLNINKDLKGNPIKLTEIKAIRFVKSIDTYTIKYSYADEWQQVSTKPTKNLRKTRSDFNLSITDICLEPAYNSKIAISDQKKQDLRILLEKNIVPRCYSGFYESLF